In Phlebotomus papatasi isolate M1 chromosome 1, Ppap_2.1, whole genome shotgun sequence, the following proteins share a genomic window:
- the LOC129810365 gene encoding zinc finger and SCAN domain-containing protein 5C-like isoform X2, producing METTITLNTAVCRICEETNYLINLFEQDNAHLFEKLKEIENIPDTSDNVLFDSMFKYICTSCENSIEATTCGIIVQPQETFIILDEVSERDERIVIDETASESSVELIENSDSIEMESNSIVHNYAPGNSEEIPLKIVSVSGPNGTLTDIQNPKSILCTICNKKVSARTFDMHKARHEQKKIFECTECSKTFLSKRYWIAHLKDHMNVREYQCDQCEYSSMVPEELKAHQLSHSEDKGFVCQICEKAYHRYHNLKSHMQKVHGKDISTSDNT from the exons atggaaacaacaattacTCTAAACACTGCAGTTTGTCGAATTTGTGAAGAAACAAATTACCTAATCAACTTATTTGAGCAAGATAATGCACATCTCTTTGAAAAACTGAAAGAAATCGAGAATATTCCG GACACCAGTGACAATGTATTGTTCGACAGTATGTTCAAATACATCTGTACAAGCTGCGAAAATAGCATTGAAG CTACAACTTGTGGAATTATTGTACAACCCCAGGAAACTTTTATAATTTTGGATGAAGTTTCAGAACGTGATGAAAGGATTGTAATTGATGAAACAGCATCAGAAAGCTCAGTAGAACTTATAGAAAACAGTGATTCCATAGAAATGGAAAGTAATTCTATTGTCCACAATTATGCACCTGGTAATTCTGAAGAAATCCCACTCAAAATTGTCTCAGTTTCCGGTCCCAATGGAACACTCACAGATATACAAAATCCCAAATCAATTCTCTGTACAATATGCAATAAGAAGGTATCAGCGAGGACTTTTGATATGCACAAAGCACGACAtgagcagaaaaaaattttcgaaTGTACCGAATGTTCCAAGACATTCTTGAGCAAAAGATACTGGATAGCCCATCTCAAGGATCATATGAATGTTAGAGAATATCAGTGTGATCAGTGTGAATATTCGTCAATGGTCCCGGAAGAGCTTAAAGCTCATCAATTGAGCCATTCTGAAGACAAGGGTTTTGTTtgtcaaatttgtgaaaaagcatACCACAGATATCACAATTTAAAGAGTCACATGCAAAAGGTACATGGAAAGGATATATCAACATCGGATAATACGTAA
- the LOC129810367 gene encoding protein lethal(2)k10201, producing MSDGFYPVKSLLELFQKYGVGYRSPSDPFFGAGNKLIKPFVRMGVISNPPDVDCFRPIDIIYCSVSNCEAKFENLENYENHYNSLHRYTCAECRKSFPSSHLLDLHVSENHDSFFLVSTKKRPMYSCYIEECKEKNWTPEERRDHCISVHKFPHNFRFGLPTKTSKEDVKLDKPSGSAEEEPKPVKSFTFGHGVSRTFEKGSGQKTAQKSRILEEDGNRDMVMDLMESLPE from the exons ATGTCTGATGGATTTTATCCTGTAAAGTCCCTCCTTGAACTATTCCAAAAATATGGTGTTGGCTATAGGTCCCCCAGTGATCCCTTCTTCGGGGCTGGTAACAAACTCATCAAGCCCTTTGTTCGGATGGGCGTCATAAGCAATCCTCCGGACGTCGACTGTTTCCGTCCAAT TGATATCATCTACTGTAGTGTGTCCAATTGCGAGGCAAAATTcgagaatttagaaaattatgaaaaccaCTACAATTCCCTGCATCGATACACTTGTGCCGAATGTCGGAAATCCTTTCCCTCATCCCACTTACTGGACTTGCATGTTTCTGAAAATCACGATTCCTTCTTCCTGGTCAGCACTAAAAAGCGCCCCATGTACAGTTGTTACATTGAAGAATGCAAAGAGAAAAACTGGACTCCAGAAGAAAGAAGAGATCACTGTATTTCCGTTCACAAATTTCCCCACAACTTCCGCTTCGGCTTGCCAACTAAGACATCCAAGGAAGATGTTAAACTGGACAAACCATCGGGTAGTGCAGAGGAGGAACCCAAACCTGTGAAATCTTTTACATTTGGCCATGGCGTATCGCGAACCTTTGAAAAAGGCAGTGGCCAGAAGACTGCTCAGAAGTCTCGTATTCTCGAGGAGGATGGAAATCGGGACATGGTGATGGATCTCATGGAAAGTCTTCCAGAATAG
- the LOC129810365 gene encoding zinc finger protein 175-like isoform X1: protein METTITLNTAVCRICEETNYLINLFEQDNAHLFEKLKEIENIPDTSDNVLFDSMFKYICTSCENSIEGFYEFKTQCKNTRSKLITATTCGIIVQPQETFIILDEVSERDERIVIDETASESSVELIENSDSIEMESNSIVHNYAPGNSEEIPLKIVSVSGPNGTLTDIQNPKSILCTICNKKVSARTFDMHKARHEQKKIFECTECSKTFLSKRYWIAHLKDHMNVREYQCDQCEYSSMVPEELKAHQLSHSEDKGFVCQICEKAYHRYHNLKSHMQKVHGKDISTSDNT, encoded by the exons atggaaacaacaattacTCTAAACACTGCAGTTTGTCGAATTTGTGAAGAAACAAATTACCTAATCAACTTATTTGAGCAAGATAATGCACATCTCTTTGAAAAACTGAAAGAAATCGAGAATATTCCG GACACCAGTGACAATGTATTGTTCGACAGTATGTTCAAATACATCTGTACAAGCTGCGAAAATAGCATTGAAGGTTTCTACGAATTCAAAACTCAGTGCAAGAATACAAGATCAAAATTAATTACAGCTACAACTTGTGGAATTATTGTACAACCCCAGGAAACTTTTATAATTTTGGATGAAGTTTCAGAACGTGATGAAAGGATTGTAATTGATGAAACAGCATCAGAAAGCTCAGTAGAACTTATAGAAAACAGTGATTCCATAGAAATGGAAAGTAATTCTATTGTCCACAATTATGCACCTGGTAATTCTGAAGAAATCCCACTCAAAATTGTCTCAGTTTCCGGTCCCAATGGAACACTCACAGATATACAAAATCCCAAATCAATTCTCTGTACAATATGCAATAAGAAGGTATCAGCGAGGACTTTTGATATGCACAAAGCACGACAtgagcagaaaaaaattttcgaaTGTACCGAATGTTCCAAGACATTCTTGAGCAAAAGATACTGGATAGCCCATCTCAAGGATCATATGAATGTTAGAGAATATCAGTGTGATCAGTGTGAATATTCGTCAATGGTCCCGGAAGAGCTTAAAGCTCATCAATTGAGCCATTCTGAAGACAAGGGTTTTGTTtgtcaaatttgtgaaaaagcatACCACAGATATCACAATTTAAAGAGTCACATGCAAAAGGTACATGGAAAGGATATATCAACATCGGATAATACGTAA